The nucleotide sequence ATAGTCAGCTGCAAAGCGACCGGGAAGGCAGCGATCGTCGACGCAGCCAACGAGGCAGACCGCATTCTGGCTGCCGCCGACGATGTCGATCCCCAGGTCGTCCTCACCACTCATGGCCATGCTGACCACCTCGGGGCGGTCAGCGAAGTGACGGCTGCGCTGGGGATCCCCTTCCGACTCCACGAAGCCGACCGTGTCATCGCCAGTCGTTCGATAGACGAACCGTTACTCCCCTGCCTGATCACCGTAGGCGAGATCAGCATCGGCGCCATTCACACACCCGGCCATACACCTGGTTCGATGTGTTTTGTGATCGACGGGGTCGTGCTGACCGGCGACACACTCTTCCCGGGCGGGCCAGGAGCCACCCGATTCCCCTATTCGGACTTCGACCAGATCATGAACAGCCTTCACACCCAGCTTTTCTCGAGACCCGACGAAACCCGGATCCTGCCGGGGCACGGTGCGCCAACCATGATCGGAACAGAGCGACCCCACCTCGCAGAGTGGACGGCCCGACGTTGGTAAAGGCTCAAGAACGGGGCCAAAAGCGACGATGGAGAAAGGTGATCAGGAGGCCTGACTGTTGTCAGCGGATGACAACATCGAAATAGAATTCCCGTCCCTCACCAGGACGGTTCAGTCGAGCACTCCGCGCCCCGGGTCTGCCGCCGCCGCCGATGCCGCTGACGGCCTGGCACACGATGATTCCACAGCAGATGACTTCGCCTGGTTGACAGCCATTTTTGCCGACGACGACGAAACCACCGTCGAAGAACTAACCACTGTCGAAGACATCGACGATGACAGCGACCCGACCGGCGCCGGAGAACCGTTGGTCGATCAAGTCGAGGAGTCAGTCACCGGTCGTACAGAACTTTTGGAGGACCCACCTGCTCCTGATGACACGCTCCTTCCAACTGATCAAATCGAAGACTCGCTCGAGCACCTCGATAAGGTAGAACGGCCCGGGATCGCCTCCTCCACACTTCAAAGAGACGCCGCTATCGATACCGACCGAGACCACGCCCTCGAAACCGAAGCCGCCCAACAATCTTCGACGGACGACTCGGCTGGCCAGATGCAACACAGCACGTCCACCACCATCACAACGCGGAGTGATCTCGTTCCGACTGGTTTGGCAGAGCTCAAAAAGGCCAACGGATTCAGGGAGGAAATCCTCTCGACGTTCTCGCAGATGTACCGCAAATCAGCCCGTCCGGACTGAGACCGCGCTGGCTAACTAGTCACGTAACACTCTCATACGGAATGACCTCAGGCCGACCAGGTTTCTGCCGATAAAACAAGATACAAGAGAAGACGTGCATGGACCTTGTCACAAAGAAGCTCACGGGTGTTCGATTAACGGGCCAGCAGCAAGTCTGGATCCTGACGCTATTTATCGGTCTGGCCGCCGCTGGCATGGCATCTCAGGTGACGGGCTTCACCACCCTGTTTCCCGACTCCAGGCAGATACCCTGGTACATCCTCATTCCGCTGGTGTATGTCGCCGAACTGACCGTCGTGCATCTCCGTTTCCACCGACACGCCCATTCGTTCTCAATGAGCGAAGTGACGTTGGTGCTGGGACTTTTCGCCAGCGCCCCCTGGGAGATCATCGTTGCTCAGATCGGTTTTGCCATGGCCTTGGTGATCAACCGACGCCAGCCGCCGATGAAGTTGGCGTTCAATCTCGCCCAGAACACGTTCGTCGTGATCCTGGCCGTTGTCGTGTTTCGATCAATAGCCGGCTTCGGTGATCCACTCGGCCTGGCCGGCTGGTTCGCGGCGATCACCGCGACGCATGCCGCTGTCATCCTGGCCAACTTACTGATCAATGGTGCCATCCACCTGTCGGGCGGATCGATTGATCGGCGTGAACAACTCGAGGTCTTGTACCTAACTGCGCTGGCGGCCCTGATGAACACTGCCCTCGCCCTGGTGGGAATTACCATCTACTGGAGTGGCGGTTCCAACTCGGCCTGGCTGGCGATGGTGCCTCCGGTGGTTCTGTTCTTCGCTTATCGCGCCTACATCAGCCAGCGCCTCGAGCGGTCCCGCCTTGAGTCCTTGTATCAGGCGACCAGGGTGCTCCACGAATCCCCCCAGATCGAGTCTGCCCTTGAGTCAGCGGCCCTCTACGCACAAGACATGTTCGAAGCCGAAGTCGTTGAGATCATCCTGCTACCCGAAGAGGGAAACTCCGCCTACCTCACGGCCGTGGGGCCCGACGACCGCAGGGTTGTGATGGAACCGTTCGATCTGGGCGCGGGAGAGGCACTGTTCCACAGCATCGCCGACAGCCCTGGCGCCAGGCTGATCACCGATCCTACCGTCTTCGGCCGCGACGGCTGGCATCTGGAGGACGGGGTGGCCGCGCCACTTTCAGGCGATCATGGTACGTTCGGAATCATCATCGTCGCCAACCGAATCAACGATGTTTCACAATTCGAGGAAAGCGACGTTCGACTACTTGAGACGTTCGCCAGCCAGGTTTCGGTGTCACTCGAAAACGGTCGACTTGAAGATTCTCTGGCGCAGCTGACCGACCTCAAAGAGGAGTTGAGGCACCAGGCACTCCACGACTCTCTCACCAAGCTCGCCAATCGCACCCTGTTTGCCGAGGGCGTCGAAGCGGCCATAGCTCGATGTATCGATACCGACCAATTCATCGCCGTGATGTTCCTGGACCTTGACGACTTCAAAACGGTAAATGACTCGCTCGGCCACGCGGCCGGCGACGACCTGTTGATCCAGGTGGCGAATCGTCTTAGGTCTTTCACAAGACCTGAAGATGTAGTCGCTCGCCTTGGCGGAGACGAGTTCGCCATCCTCCTCGAAGATCTCTCAAGCCCGATGGGCGCGACGGATGTTGCCGAGCGGATCATTCGAGGAATGACCATCCCATTCAACCTGGAAGGCAAAGAACTCAAGGTTCACACGTCGATCGGCATAGCCTTCGGTGGTTCCATCGACCGGCCCGATCAAATCATGCGCAACGCCGATGCGGCCATGTACGCAGCCAAACAGACCCGCAAGGGCACCTACCGCGTGTTCGAAGACGCAATGCACGCCGAAATGATCAGACGACTGGAGCTTAAAGCAGACCTGACAGAGGCGGTCGCCCGGGACGAGTTGGTGTTGCGATACCAACCGATCGTCGATCTGGCTACCGGACAGGTCACTG is from Acidimicrobiia bacterium and encodes:
- a CDS encoding EAL domain-containing protein, encoding MDLVTKKLTGVRLTGQQQVWILTLFIGLAAAGMASQVTGFTTLFPDSRQIPWYILIPLVYVAELTVVHLRFHRHAHSFSMSEVTLVLGLFASAPWEIIVAQIGFAMALVINRRQPPMKLAFNLAQNTFVVILAVVVFRSIAGFGDPLGLAGWFAAITATHAAVILANLLINGAIHLSGGSIDRREQLEVLYLTALAALMNTALALVGITIYWSGGSNSAWLAMVPPVVLFFAYRAYISQRLERSRLESLYQATRVLHESPQIESALESAALYAQDMFEAEVVEIILLPEEGNSAYLTAVGPDDRRVVMEPFDLGAGEALFHSIADSPGARLITDPTVFGRDGWHLEDGVAAPLSGDHGTFGIIIVANRINDVSQFEESDVRLLETFASQVSVSLENGRLEDSLAQLTDLKEELRHQALHDSLTKLANRTLFAEGVEAAIARCIDTDQFIAVMFLDLDDFKTVNDSLGHAAGDDLLIQVANRLRSFTRPEDVVARLGGDEFAILLEDLSSPMGATDVAERIIRGMTIPFNLEGKELKVHTSIGIAFGGSIDRPDQIMRNADAAMYAAKQTRKGTYRVFEDAMHAEMIRRLELKADLTEAVARDELVLRYQPIVDLATGQVTGVEALVRWQHPTRGIVPPAQFIPFAEESGLIVAIGAFVLEQAVIKAVEWQNARPDEFLTMAVNLSPRQLAEVDMAAMIRETITRHGLEPRRLIIEITENVVMQTTVSLLDDIRDLGVRLAIDDFGTGYSSLAYLDRLPIDIIKIDKSFTDRLNPDEESPLVRTVLQLGDALGIDTVVEGIETAHQLRRLQQLGCAKGQGYLLSPPLAAAEVEALLGDNLTGTSLTHGPTKLRIVG
- a CDS encoding MBL fold metallo-hydrolase, which codes for MLTIDLPTARIRSLSVGPLDNNVYIVSCKATGKAAIVDAANEADRILAAADDVDPQVVLTTHGHADHLGAVSEVTAALGIPFRLHEADRVIASRSIDEPLLPCLITVGEISIGAIHTPGHTPGSMCFVIDGVVLTGDTLFPGGPGATRFPYSDFDQIMNSLHTQLFSRPDETRILPGHGAPTMIGTERPHLAEWTARRW